TACGCTGCCGCATCCCGGCTTCCCGACCGACCTCCAAGCGCAGATGTGCACCCTGATGGCGGTGACCCCGGGCATCAGTGTGCTCACGGAACGGATTTACCCGAACCGCTTCATGCACGTGTCCGAACTCCAGCGAATGGGTGCGGATTTGGCCATCGAAGGGGCCTCCTGCATCGTAAAAGGGGTGAAGAAACTCTCCGGTGCGCCCGTCATGGCTTCGGATCTGCGGGCGAGTGCTGCATTGGTCCTCGCGGGCCTGGTCGCCGATGGGGACACTTGGATTCAGCGGGTTTACCACTTGGACCGAGGGTACCAGCGCATGGACGAGAAGCTTCGGGATGTTGGTGCTTCGGTCGAACGTCTACCTGCGGCAGAAATGCCTAAGCACTTGCTCGGGGAGGATTAGTGTCAGAGCATTTGCCTCTCGCTTTCACCACTCTTTCAACAATATAAAAGGATTTAGTTATGGCTAAAAAAGTTGCTCTTTTGACCGGAATCACCGGTCAGGACGGTTCATACCTCGCAGAATTGCTGCTGGAAAAAGGGTATGAAGTCCACGGGATGGTTCGACGTTCAAGCTCGTTCAACACTGGACGAATTGATCACCTCTTCAATGACCCTGAGGTGCACGGACAAACCCTTTTCCTCCATCATGGAGATTTGACGGACTCCAGTAATCTGAACCGACTCTTAGAGAAAGTTCAGCCGGACGAGATTTATAACCTCGGGGCCATGAGCCACGTGAAAGTCTCCTTTGAGGTGCCGGAGTATACGGCTGACGTGGATGCGATCGGAACTCTTCGTTTCCTCGACGCGATCAAGGAGACCGGATTGCGGACTCGTTTTTACCAAGCCTCGACCAGTGAACTCTATGGCAAGGTGCAGGAGGTTCCACAGACAGAGAAGACCCCGTTTTACCCACGTTCACCTTACGGGGTCGCCAAGCTTTACGGTTTTTGGATCATTGTGAATTACCGTGAGTCCTACGGAATCCACGCCTGCAACGGGATTCTCTTCAATCACGAATCCCCGCGTCGTGGGGAGACCTTTGTGACCCGCAAGATTACCCGCGCGGCCGCCCGAATCGCTCACGGCCTTCAGGAAGACCTGAAGCTGGGGAATATGGATGCCAAGCGCGACTGGGGTTATGCCCCCGAGTATGTCGAAGGCATGTGGCGCATCCTTCAGCACGAAGAGCCGGACGATTTTGTCCTCGCGACCAACGAAACGCGAACCGTTCGGGAGTTTGTCAGCGAAGCCTTTGGCGAACTGGACATTACTCTGAACTGGGAAGGCGAAGGTGTCGACGAGGTCGGAATCGATGCGAAGACCGGCAAGAAAGTCGTTGTCGTCGATCCGAATTATTTCCGCCCAGCCGAAGTCGACCTTCTGATTGGAGATGCGACCAAGGCCAAGGAAAAGTTGGGCTGGGAAGCGAAGACCAAGTTTGCCGAATTGGCTCGATTGATGGCCCGCGCGGACTACGACAAAGTCGCCCGCCGCGGTTTCTGATGATTTCGCATGACTCCTGACTCGAAAATTTTCGTGGCAGGCCACCGGGGGATGGTGGGGAGTGGTGTGGTCCGCAAGCTCAAGGCGGCGGGCTTTACCAATATCATCACGGTTCGCCGCACTGAGGTGGACCTCACCCGTGAAGAGCCAACGCTTGAGTTCCTCATGGATCAACGGCCCGATGTGGTCGTGAATTCTGCCGCAAAGGTCGGAGGCATCTACGCCAATAACACCTATCCTGCGGAGTTTCTTCACGAGAACCTAGCCATGGGGCTGAACCTCGTTCACGGTTCCTACAAAGCGGGAGTAGGGCGGCTCTTGAATCTCGGGAGCACCTGTATCTATCCGCGGGAAGCGCCGCAGCCGATCCCTGAGGATTCGCTCCTGACCTCTCCTTTGGAGAAGACCAACGAAGCCTACGCTTTGGCGAAAATCGCGATCCTCAAGCTCTGTCAATATTACCGCAAACAGTATGGGGTGCTCTTTCACTCGGCGATGCCGACCAACCTTTATGGGACGGGAGACAACTATCATCCGGAGAACTCCCACGTTCTCCCCGGTTTGATCCGCCGTTTTCACGAGGCGGCTGAGGCAAAGAAGTCCGAAGTCGTGGTTTGGGGAACGGGAACGCCCTTGCGCGAATTCCTTCACGTCGATGATCTGGCGGAAGCGGTGCTTCACCTCCTCTCCCTCGAGAATCCGCCCGATTGGGTGAATGTGGGGACGGGAGTCGATTGCTCGATTCGCGAACTCGCCGAGACGATTGCCAGTGTCGTCGGGTTTCAAGGGGAGTTGGTCTTTGACCCCTCTAAGCCAGATGGCACGCCTCGCAAGCTAACCGATATCTCCCGCATCCGGGAAACGGGCTGGGACGCCAAGATTTCTCTCAAAGAGGGACTCGAACGCACCTACCGCGAGTTTTGCGAGGGTCTAGCTGACGGTTCCGTCCGCTTGTAGCCTTCTTGGCTGGGGCCCCTCTTCTTACTTGGACCGTAGAGCAAGGGCTGAGTAGCTGGCTAAAACATGACCCCTCCGCTTCCGATGGAAGCACCTCCCCTGCTTGCATGGGAGGAGTTTTATAGTCCTCTTACGAGGAAGAGGTTCCGCCAAAGCTGTCCATCCTCGTCGACTGGGTGGTGGGCGCTTAAGCAACCCACCCACAAAAAGTAGTGAGAGCTTCCAGCTCTCTCAATTACGTAGGAAAGGAGAAGAGCTTCGTATCGGCGAGAGGAAGCTCTTCTGTCAAAGCTGTCGATCCTCGTCGACTGGGCGGTGGGTGCTTAAGAAACCCACCCACAAAAAGTAGTGAGAGCTTCCAGCTCCGGCGGGATTTCCTTAGCGAACGATGACCAGCTCGGCCTTACGGTCGAGGGCACGGCCTTCGGGGCCGGCGTCCGGAGCGGCTTCAAGATCCCCTTTGGAGAGAATCTCGACCCGGGAAGGGTCGATGCCGAGGCTGATGATATAGTCCTTCACGCTGGTCGCGCGGCGGTCACCGAGAGCGAGATTGTACTCCGTTGTGCCTTTCCAGTCGCAGTATCCTTCGATGAGAAGATAGTCATCGGGAGCGGCGCGCAGGGCGTCAGCAACTTGCTCGAGAGTGGAGCGATCGACCGGGCGAACAAAACTCTGGTCAAAATCGAAATAGATGGTGGGGAAAACGTTACGGATCTGTTCGCCTTCGAGAATGTTGAAGGCCGAGTCGCGTGGCATCAGGCCTTCACCGGAGAGGTCTTCGTTGTAAGCAGATGCGCCAGGATTTGTGCTAAATGACGGATCCTTGGGAAGAGTATTAAAGTCCGGGCGTGTCGGGCTTTGTCCAATCACCGTGGCGCTCGGATCGGGCTTGGGAGTCTTGGTACAAGCGGAGAGGGCAGCGAGAAGAGCGATTCCGAGGCAGATACGATGGTGAAGACGCATGGTTCGTATGGTTGGAGAAATTCCCTACAGCGTAAAGCCTTTCTTTAGCAGGGAAAGAAAATCGTTGGTGAAAAATGAAAAATGCAAGGGTGGAGTTCAATCCACGGTAAAAAGGTGGATACTAATTTCTTGGAAAAGTAAAGGAACCTCGACGGGCTCCCGCGAAATCTTTTGCGGCGAATCCAAGCATTTACCTATGATTTTCCGGTCCAACGCCGATATTCTTCGGCAAAGGTTCCTTCCCGAATGGATCGGCGGATCTCGCTGGCCATCCAAGTCATGAAAGCAATGTTGTGGATGGCGAGAAGTTGTCCGCCGAGAAGTTCGCCCGCCTTGAAGAGGTGGTGCAGGTAGGCGCGGGAGTAATTGCGTGAAGCCGGTGCGATGAGACGGTCATCGAGGGGGGAGAGATCTTCGCGGAAACGGGAATTCTTGATGTTGATGTGTTCTTTTCCGTCGTTTTCCCAGGGGCGGCAGAGGGCTCCCCCATGGCGAGCGAGTCGAGTAGGGTGCACGCAGTCAAAGGTGTCGATCCCCATGGCAGCCCCTTCCCAGAGGTCGCGAAGGCCGCCGATTCCGAGAAGGTGAGTGGGGCGATCGTCGCGGAGATGGCGGCGGGCCCATCCGGTCACTTCCCGCATCTGGGCTTTGTCCGAGCCGAGCGATCCGCCGATGGCCTGGCCGAAGAAAGGTTGCTCGGCGACAAACTGGGCGCTCTCGCGGCGGAGGTCTTCGTAAACGCCTCCCTGCACGATACCGTAGAGAGCTTGGGTGCCGTCATCCCCGCGTTCGAATTCTTCGCGGCTCCGCACGGCCCAGCGATGACTCATCTGCATCGAGCGGGCCGTGTACTCCCGTTCGACGTGGAAGGGAGTGCATTCGTCGAGGACGACAATGAGATCCGCTCCGAGTTTCCGTTGGGTCTGAATCGAGCTCTCTGGGGTGAGAAGGATCTTCTCCCCATTGACGTAAGAATGGAAACGCGCGCCTTCCTCCGAGAGTTTGACCCCCGGGCCCTGGGCACCGATGCGGCGGCGGCCCTTGATTTCGTCGGCGATCCAACCATGGCCAATGCTGAAAATCTGGAATCCACCGGAGTCGGTCAGCATCGGGCCATCCCAGTCCATCATTTTGTGGAGACCGCCATGGGCGGCTACGATATCGGGACCGGGTTGCAGGAGCAGGTGATAGGTGTTGGACAGGATGATGTCGGCGCCCGCCTCGCGCAGCTGGTCGGTGGTGACTCCTTTGATGGCCGCCTTTGTGGCACAAAAGATGAAATTGGGAGTCTCAATGGTGCCGTGTGGGGTGCGCAGGAGTCCAGTGCGGGCGGCGGTTTGCGCATCACTTTGTTGGATGTCGAAGGAGAATTGGGAATCGGCGCTCATGGCTGGGAAAGGGTTTCGGATTTTGGTGGTTTGGCCCAGTAGACGATCGGGCTGTCGAGAATGGCGACGGCGACGCGAAGCCCATAGGTTCCGAGTATATAGGTAAAGATCAGC
The Puniceicoccus vermicola genome window above contains:
- the gmd gene encoding GDP-mannose 4,6-dehydratase, which produces MAKKVALLTGITGQDGSYLAELLLEKGYEVHGMVRRSSSFNTGRIDHLFNDPEVHGQTLFLHHGDLTDSSNLNRLLEKVQPDEIYNLGAMSHVKVSFEVPEYTADVDAIGTLRFLDAIKETGLRTRFYQASTSELYGKVQEVPQTEKTPFYPRSPYGVAKLYGFWIIVNYRESYGIHACNGILFNHESPRRGETFVTRKITRAAARIAHGLQEDLKLGNMDAKRDWGYAPEYVEGMWRILQHEEPDDFVLATNETRTVREFVSEAFGELDITLNWEGEGVDEVGIDAKTGKKVVVVDPNYFRPAEVDLLIGDATKAKEKLGWEAKTKFAELARLMARADYDKVARRGF
- a CDS encoding GDP-L-fucose synthase family protein, which codes for MTPDSKIFVAGHRGMVGSGVVRKLKAAGFTNIITVRRTEVDLTREEPTLEFLMDQRPDVVVNSAAKVGGIYANNTYPAEFLHENLAMGLNLVHGSYKAGVGRLLNLGSTCIYPREAPQPIPEDSLLTSPLEKTNEAYALAKIAILKLCQYYRKQYGVLFHSAMPTNLYGTGDNYHPENSHVLPGLIRRFHEAAEAKKSEVVVWGTGTPLREFLHVDDLAEAVLHLLSLENPPDWVNVGTGVDCSIRELAETIASVVGFQGELVFDPSKPDGTPRKLTDISRIRETGWDAKISLKEGLERTYREFCEGLADGSVRL
- a CDS encoding OmpA family protein — translated: MRLHHRICLGIALLAALSACTKTPKPDPSATVIGQSPTRPDFNTLPKDPSFSTNPGASAYNEDLSGEGLMPRDSAFNILEGEQIRNVFPTIYFDFDQSFVRPVDRSTLEQVADALRAAPDDYLLIEGYCDWKGTTEYNLALGDRRATSVKDYIISLGIDPSRVEILSKGDLEAAPDAGPEGRALDRKAELVIVR
- the tgt gene encoding tRNA guanosine(34) transglycosylase Tgt, which encodes MSADSQFSFDIQQSDAQTAARTGLLRTPHGTIETPNFIFCATKAAIKGVTTDQLREAGADIILSNTYHLLLQPGPDIVAAHGGLHKMMDWDGPMLTDSGGFQIFSIGHGWIADEIKGRRRIGAQGPGVKLSEEGARFHSYVNGEKILLTPESSIQTQRKLGADLIVVLDECTPFHVEREYTARSMQMSHRWAVRSREEFERGDDGTQALYGIVQGGVYEDLRRESAQFVAEQPFFGQAIGGSLGSDKAQMREVTGWARRHLRDDRPTHLLGIGGLRDLWEGAAMGIDTFDCVHPTRLARHGGALCRPWENDGKEHINIKNSRFREDLSPLDDRLIAPASRNYSRAYLHHLFKAGELLGGQLLAIHNIAFMTWMASEIRRSIREGTFAEEYRRWTGKS